The following are encoded together in the Lathyrus oleraceus cultivar Zhongwan6 chromosome 3, CAAS_Psat_ZW6_1.0, whole genome shotgun sequence genome:
- the LOC127131179 gene encoding uncharacterized protein LOC127131179, giving the protein MEVCYSKEDRFERELGKDTLKCNKVVELIEDAGLMKSVTKFGPCYESLVKEFVVTIPDGCDDEKSADYRKVYVRGNVVTISPAVINKFLGRAEEPQAEREVTDDQVCQEITAKQVKHWQNRGKLSTRKLSVKYAILHRIGTVNWVPTNQTSTISTGFRKFIYAIGTRRAFDFGKYIFEQVLKQTFSTTMKMPICFPSLICGIILNQHPGILLPIDSVKKRESPLSLQYKLFPRTHVLYIVMTSSQVPGPVTSKKSVIAQLKEKFKEFDDSIRSSIATKKKLERLIKALIDEEEKVAEHGDDNNVGADVEDNVGGIDAENDEDKEDEGEECATTNSNRQEDI; this is encoded by the coding sequence ATGGAAGTATGTTATTCAAAGGAGGATAGATTTGAAAGGGAATTGGGTAAGGATACCCTAAAATGTAATAAGGTTGTGGAGCTTATAGAAGATGCTGGTTTGATGAAGTCTGTCACAAAATTTGGTCCTTGTTATGAAAGTCTAGTCAAAGAGTTTGTGGTGACAATTCCTGATGGGTGTGATGATGAGAAGAGTGCAGACTATAGGAAGGTGTATGTTAGAGGAAATGTTGTGACAATTTCTCCTGCTGTGATCAACAAATTTCTAGGAAGAGCTGAAGAACCTCAGGCTGAGCGAGAGGTTACAGATGACCAAGTGTGCCAGGAAATAACTGCTAAGCAAGTGAAACACTGGCAAAATAGAGGAAAGTTATCAACTAGGAAGCTGAGTGTCAAGTATGCAATCCTTCATAGGATTGGGACTGTCAATTGGGTGCCTACAAATCAAACTTCAACCATATCTACTGGGTTTAGGAAGTTTATATATGCTATTGGAACAAGAAGAGCTTTTGATTTTGGGAAGTACATTTTTGAACAAGTTCTAAAGCAAACCTTCTCAACTACTATGAAGATGCCTATTTGCTTTCCCTCACTTATATGTGGGATAATTCTGAACCAACATCCTGGAATATTATTGCCTATTGATAGTGTGAAGAAAAGGGAATCTCCTTTATCTCTCCAATACAAACTGTTTCCTAGAACACATGTCCTATATATTGTTATGACATCTTCTCAAGTTCCTGGCCCCGTCACTTCCAAGAAGAGTGTTATTGCACAACTGAAGGAGAAATTTAAAGAATTTGATGATTCCATCCGTTCTAGCATTGCTACAAAGAAAAAGCTTGAAAGATTGATCAAGGCTTTGATAGATGAAGAGGAAAAGGTAGCTGAACATGGTGATGATAACAATGTGGGAGCTGATGTGGAGGACAATGTTGGTGGCATTGATGCCGAGAATGATGAAGATAAAGAAGATGAAGGAGAGGAGTGTGCTACTACAAACTCAAATAGGCAAGAAGATATCTGA